In the Staphylococcus condimenti genome, one interval contains:
- a CDS encoding response regulator transcription factor: MTTCLIVDDDYQILHYVSSYLEKEGFKTATQSNAVDALKYLEQHHVDIAVVDIMMNGMDGFELCQKIKDNYTLPVIMLTARDALSDKEEAYLTGTDDYVTKPFEVQELIFRIKAVLRRYQINAENELEIGNLKLNQSYLEIATANKTMTLPNKEFHLLFLLVSHPKQVFSREECIERVWGFDYDGDDRTVDVHIRRLRNRLSKIGSDVSIETVRGLGYKAEVHV; encoded by the coding sequence ATGACAACATGTTTAATTGTAGATGATGATTACCAAATTCTGCATTATGTTTCATCTTACTTAGAAAAAGAAGGATTTAAGACAGCAACACAATCAAACGCAGTAGATGCTTTAAAATATTTAGAACAGCATCATGTTGATATTGCAGTAGTAGATATCATGATGAATGGGATGGATGGTTTTGAGTTATGCCAAAAAATCAAAGACAACTATACGTTGCCTGTCATCATGTTAACAGCTCGCGATGCATTAAGTGATAAAGAAGAAGCCTATTTAACAGGCACTGATGACTATGTTACCAAGCCTTTTGAAGTCCAAGAATTAATTTTTCGTATTAAAGCTGTTTTACGACGCTATCAAATCAACGCTGAAAATGAACTTGAAATTGGCAATTTAAAATTAAATCAATCCTATTTAGAAATCGCAACTGCTAATAAAACAATGACCTTGCCGAATAAAGAATTCCATCTTCTATTTCTTTTAGTCAGCCATCCCAAACAAGTATTCAGTCGAGAAGAATGTATCGAACGCGTTTGGGGCTTTGATTATGATGGAGATGATCGTACAGTTGATGTACATATTCGGCGTTTACGCAATCGTTTATCTAAAATCGGCAGCGATGTCAGTATTGAAACAGTACGCGGCTTAGGTTATAAGGCGGAAGTACATGTTTAA
- a CDS encoding ABC transporter permease produces MKLAWKEMTFYKFKFILIMLIILLLSSMVLFISGLAQGLGRENISMLNNMNAEKFVVQDIKQPVIEKSNIKPDQQNQVEKVINEKPFKLGQQTMVSDKTNDLDILLINPVKDFKPSLTEGHYPKDDNEIAINKKLTGEGLKVGDKIKMKGHDDAFKIVGVMNDTMYAHSSAVMTTNQEFDQLMPHAASFYPVKHMTKAEQNKLNDISGVKVVDEKTLTDNIPSYNAEQAPLNMMIISLFFITAIVLSAFFYVMTIQKISEIGILKAIGIRTRHLLWSLVFQILLVTMISVIISVLLISGLSTLMPVTMPFHITITNMLLVISVFIVVAIVGASLSFIKLVKVNPIQAIGGEA; encoded by the coding sequence ATGAAATTAGCATGGAAAGAAATGACATTCTACAAATTTAAATTCATCTTAATTATGTTGATTATCTTGTTGCTATCTAGCATGGTACTTTTTATAAGCGGACTTGCTCAAGGACTTGGCCGTGAAAATATTTCCATGTTAAACAACATGAATGCTGAAAAATTTGTAGTACAAGATATCAAACAACCTGTGATTGAAAAATCTAATATTAAACCTGACCAACAAAATCAAGTTGAAAAAGTAATTAACGAGAAACCATTTAAACTAGGACAGCAAACGATGGTTTCAGATAAAACAAATGACTTGGATATTTTGTTGATCAATCCTGTAAAAGATTTTAAGCCTTCATTGACTGAAGGACATTATCCAAAAGATGATAATGAAATCGCAATCAATAAAAAATTGACAGGTGAAGGATTAAAAGTAGGGGATAAAATCAAAATGAAAGGTCATGACGATGCTTTTAAAATTGTAGGTGTAATGAATGACACAATGTATGCACATAGTTCAGCAGTCATGACAACCAATCAAGAATTTGATCAGTTAATGCCGCATGCTGCTTCATTCTATCCTGTAAAACATATGACAAAAGCAGAACAAAACAAATTAAATGATATTTCAGGTGTAAAGGTAGTCGATGAAAAAACTTTAACTGATAATATCCCAAGTTATAATGCAGAACAAGCGCCGTTGAATATGATGATTATCAGTTTATTCTTCATAACAGCAATTGTACTCAGCGCATTTTTCTATGTTATGACAATACAAAAAATCTCAGAAATCGGAATTTTGAAAGCGATCGGTATTCGAACACGTCATCTTTTATGGTCATTAGTTTTCCAAATCTTATTAGTAACGATGATCAGCGTTATTATTTCCGTATTGCTTATTAGCGGATTATCGACATTGATGCCAGTTACAATGCCATTCCATATCACGATCACGAATATGCTGCTTGTTATTAGTGTATTCATTGTTGTTGCTATTGTCGGTGCTTCATTATCATTTATTAAATTAGTCAAAGTGAATCCAATACAAGCAATAGGAGGGGAAGCTTAA
- a CDS encoding ABC transporter ATP-binding protein codes for MTLEVKDITKSFGTGEAKTDVLKGVDFDVKQGEFIILSGASGSGKSTLLTILGGLQDQDSGEILYNGKPLFTKDKSKAEMRLTEIGFIFQASHLVPYLTVLEQLTIVGREAGMSKGEADKRARKLLEQIGLKHRLKAYPHMLSGGEKQRVAIMRAFMNEPKIILADEPTASLDAHRAVEVTQMIRDRITNENMVGIMITHDQRLFKYADRVIDLFDGKILNKEDKSEIV; via the coding sequence ATGACATTAGAAGTGAAAGATATCACAAAATCATTTGGTACAGGCGAAGCTAAAACGGATGTATTAAAAGGTGTCGATTTTGATGTGAAACAAGGTGAGTTTATCATCTTAAGCGGTGCTTCTGGTTCTGGTAAGTCCACACTTTTAACAATATTAGGCGGTCTGCAAGATCAAGATTCTGGTGAGATTTTGTATAATGGAAAACCGTTATTTACGAAAGATAAATCGAAAGCGGAAATGCGATTGACTGAAATCGGATTTATTTTCCAAGCTTCTCATTTAGTACCTTACCTTACAGTATTAGAACAATTAACAATTGTAGGCAGAGAAGCAGGAATGAGTAAAGGAGAAGCGGACAAACGTGCACGTAAATTGTTAGAACAAATTGGTTTGAAACATCGTTTGAAAGCTTATCCGCATATGTTGTCTGGCGGTGAAAAGCAACGTGTGGCAATTATGCGTGCCTTTATGAATGAACCTAAAATTATTCTAGCTGATGAACCGACAGCAAGTTTAGATGCACATCGTGCTGTAGAAGTGACTCAGATGATACGAGATCGTATTACAAATGAAAATATGGTAGGTATTATGATTACACATGATCAAAGATTATTTAAATATGCAGATCGAGTTATTGATTTGTTTGATGGTAAAATTTTAAATAAAGAAGATAAAAGCGAGATTGTTTAA
- a CDS encoding YdcF family protein: MFLLRLSGIAAALFILAFAFYLLSWLPVPFLNGLFLWLCWIAVSTLFALIHYLSWSSAYSMIESTKPTNLIVVLGAGLYREKVTQMLAWRLDRTVALYFAQEKPAYIIVSGGKGEGERVSEAEAMKAYLIEEYIPENHILIEDESHSTYENLMNTKQILLDKSSFRSENMTIVTSQFHILRALRFAQILKLKALGIGSRTPYSFFDTALIRDFLALMYCYKLLLTIYFGLLFIASMLEANPFLSNLLGF; encoded by the coding sequence ATGTTTCTATTACGTTTGTCAGGTATAGCAGCTGCTTTATTTATATTGGCTTTTGCTTTTTATTTACTCAGCTGGCTTCCAGTTCCATTTTTAAACGGCCTTTTCTTATGGCTATGCTGGATAGCTGTAAGTACATTATTTGCGCTCATCCATTATTTGAGTTGGTCCTCTGCATACAGTATGATTGAATCTACAAAACCAACCAATTTAATCGTTGTTTTAGGCGCTGGGTTATATCGAGAAAAAGTCACACAAATGTTAGCTTGGCGCTTAGATCGGACTGTTGCTTTGTATTTTGCACAAGAGAAGCCTGCTTATATCATCGTAAGCGGAGGCAAAGGTGAAGGAGAACGCGTATCTGAAGCAGAAGCAATGAAGGCCTATCTTATTGAAGAATATATACCAGAAAATCATATTCTAATAGAAGATGAATCACACAGCACATATGAAAATTTGATGAATACGAAACAGATATTACTCGATAAATCATCTTTTCGTTCCGAAAATATGACTATTGTCACAAGCCAATTCCATATTTTACGTGCACTCCGCTTCGCTCAAATATTAAAGCTCAAAGCATTAGGAATTGGCAGCCGTACACCCTATTCTTTTTTTGATACAGCACTGATTCGTGATTTCTTGGCTTTAATGTATTGTTATAAGTTATTACTTACAATTTACTTCGGTTTATTATTTATAGCGAGTATGTTGGAAGCTAACCCTTTTTTGTCAAACTTATTAGGATTTTAA
- a CDS encoding MarR family winged helix-turn-helix transcriptional regulator yields the protein MQNIEQHIDFMGHFLEDINSMVAKLLEDLRHEYNVSMEQSQAVLLLDNNKSLTLSEITEKQGVNKAAISRRVKKLINLDLIQWEKQNASVDQRLKYVKLTPKGREYIERSKKIISEVAVYLVQDLSEKQIEDTAENLSIIDKRIKEYVKKNQL from the coding sequence ATGCAAAATATAGAGCAACATATCGACTTTATGGGACATTTCTTAGAAGATATCAATTCTATGGTTGCCAAACTACTAGAAGATTTGCGCCATGAATATAATGTGTCTATGGAACAATCTCAAGCTGTATTATTGTTAGATAACAACAAATCACTTACTTTGTCTGAAATTACAGAAAAGCAAGGTGTTAATAAAGCTGCAATCAGCCGTCGTGTGAAAAAGTTGATTAATTTAGATCTCATTCAATGGGAAAAACAAAATGCAAGTGTGGATCAACGTTTGAAATACGTGAAGTTAACGCCGAAAGGGCGCGAATATATTGAACGCTCAAAAAAAATAATTAGTGAAGTAGCTGTTTACTTAGTACAAGATTTAAGCGAAAAACAAATTGAAGATACAGCTGAAAACTTGAGTATTATAGACAAACGTATCAAAGAATACGTGAAAAAGAATCAATTATAA
- a CDS encoding TcaA NTF2-like domain-containing protein translates to MAQSQNSKRSASKHSNNKKRNTNKAPRENINQNIRKMVPWGIGTFIVILLIILFFLLKNFNSPEAQAKIFVNAVKNNDTQRIANILSTRDNKVGSDEAETYIKYIKHEIGLKKFNQELNDTVHDIDKKDKDAGYIKTPDGNNVLRVTMNGRRYIFFDNIGFATETKKAIIKKKAKTTYVFRTDDKKRKVIAEPNETTMFGYFIPGNYKIPATKENDNGKFVGYLTFSFKGSNSETVDVHENFPEANLNVELDGAEHLDNKNTKVKINGKQFSYDNTKLYGPYPVTDEIEVSAEGKVKGKTFKSETVKLYPNELKANTPVRLKFEKDKIDKYVKEKEKEENSLKNKVNKFFDKYTSALNTAAGANNFSSISNFLKPDTQNYKSMKQSFQTGQGTQSLMQNPQVVDVSQDGSDIYAEVLNINNQGIWVTSKYKLEDTAKDSKKDGDDSDLKIVSNQE, encoded by the coding sequence ATGGCGCAATCTCAAAATAGCAAGCGTAGTGCTTCAAAACATTCGAATAATAAGAAGCGGAATACAAACAAGGCACCGAGAGAGAATATCAACCAAAACATACGTAAAATGGTTCCTTGGGGCATTGGTACATTTATTGTAATTCTCCTTATCATCCTTTTTTTCTTGTTGAAAAATTTCAACTCTCCGGAAGCTCAAGCAAAGATATTTGTAAACGCTGTTAAGAATAATGATACGCAACGAATCGCCAATATTTTAAGCACGCGTGACAATAAAGTTGGCAGTGATGAGGCAGAAACTTACATTAAATATATCAAACATGAAATTGGATTGAAGAAATTTAATCAAGAATTAAATGATACAGTTCATGATATTGATAAAAAAGATAAAGATGCAGGTTATATCAAAACACCAGATGGCAATAATGTTTTGAGAGTTACAATGAATGGTCGTCGCTATATCTTCTTTGATAATATAGGTTTTGCTACTGAAACTAAAAAAGCAATTATCAAGAAAAAAGCTAAAACGACTTATGTCTTTCGAACAGATGATAAAAAAAGAAAAGTGATTGCTGAACCGAATGAAACAACAATGTTTGGTTATTTTATTCCCGGCAACTATAAAATTCCGGCTACAAAAGAAAACGACAATGGTAAATTTGTTGGGTATTTAACATTCTCATTTAAAGGCAGCAACAGTGAAACTGTTGATGTTCATGAAAACTTCCCAGAAGCCAATTTGAATGTCGAACTGGATGGTGCAGAGCACTTAGATAATAAAAACACTAAAGTAAAAATCAACGGCAAACAGTTCAGCTATGATAACACTAAATTATATGGACCTTATCCTGTGACAGATGAAATTGAAGTGTCTGCAGAAGGAAAGGTAAAAGGTAAGACATTTAAATCAGAAACTGTGAAACTATATCCGAATGAATTAAAAGCAAATACACCAGTAAGATTAAAATTTGAAAAGGATAAAATTGATAAATATGTAAAGGAAAAAGAGAAGGAAGAAAACAGCTTAAAAAATAAAGTGAATAAATTTTTCGATAAGTATACTTCAGCCTTGAACACAGCTGCAGGTGCAAATAACTTTTCGAGCATTTCTAATTTTTTAAAACCTGATACACAGAATTACAAATCAATGAAACAATCTTTTCAAACTGGTCAAGGTACGCAATCTTTGATGCAAAACCCGCAAGTGGTAGATGTTTCGCAAGATGGATCTGATATCTATGCAGAAGTATTAAATATTAATAACCAAGGTATTTGGGTTACTTCTAAATATAAATTAGAAGATACTGCAAAGGATTCAAAAAAAGATGGCGATGATTCTGATTTGAAAATTGTCAGCAATCAAGAATAA
- a CDS encoding multidrug effflux MFS transporter, translated as MSHSNIVKEKPTVFLVIILGALTAIGALSIDMFLPGLPQIRSDFHTTTSAAQLTLTLFMVGLAFGNLFMGPISDAMGRKQPLVVVMIIYTLASLGIIFSVNISMMIGLRLVQGLCAGAAAVISRAIASDMYSGKELTKFLAVLMLVNGVAPVIAPTLGGIILIFSNWHMVFIILTLFGVFMVISSGLRIPESLSKEAREPADIMSILKQFKSLLQKPKFVLPMLLQGMTFVILFSYISASPFITQRIYSLSPQAFSWMFATIGIGLIISSQLAGKLVDYFEPLTIMRGYTVVQIIGVIMISTVLILHLPIWALFISFLALVGPVTGIATVSFSVAMDERTGGSGSASSLLGLVQTLIGGISTPLVGLMGENSYIPYLIIISIASIVLIILHLMIAKAFAGNEIAGK; from the coding sequence GTGAGCCACTCCAATATAGTAAAAGAAAAACCGACAGTTTTTCTGGTTATCATATTAGGGGCATTAACTGCTATTGGTGCATTATCGATTGACATGTTCTTACCGGGACTGCCTCAAATCAGATCAGATTTTCATACAACGACTTCGGCAGCTCAATTGACGCTGACGTTATTTATGGTCGGACTCGCTTTTGGCAACTTATTTATGGGACCAATTTCGGATGCTATGGGACGCAAGCAACCATTGGTGGTTGTGATGATCATCTATACACTTGCGAGCTTAGGGATTATATTTTCTGTTAACATCTCGATGATGATTGGTCTTAGACTTGTACAAGGGTTATGTGCAGGGGCTGCTGCTGTCATTTCACGTGCAATTGCTAGTGACATGTACAGTGGAAAAGAATTGACTAAATTTTTAGCAGTATTAATGTTGGTCAATGGAGTTGCTCCTGTTATTGCACCTACGCTAGGTGGTATTATTTTAATATTTTCAAATTGGCATATGGTATTTATCATATTGACACTTTTCGGTGTTTTCATGGTTATAAGTTCTGGACTGCGTATCCCTGAATCGTTAAGTAAGGAAGCGCGTGAACCGGCAGATATCATGTCTATTTTGAAACAATTTAAATCTCTATTACAGAAGCCTAAATTTGTGTTGCCGATGTTATTGCAAGGTATGACCTTTGTAATTCTATTCAGTTACATATCAGCTTCTCCTTTTATTACACAACGTATCTATTCGCTTTCACCGCAAGCTTTTAGTTGGATGTTTGCGACAATTGGGATTGGTTTGATTATTTCGTCACAGTTAGCAGGTAAACTTGTGGACTATTTTGAGCCTTTAACGATTATGAGAGGGTATACTGTAGTGCAAATTATAGGCGTCATAATGATTAGTACTGTATTAATCTTACATTTACCAATATGGGCATTATTTATTTCATTTTTAGCATTAGTGGGCCCTGTAACAGGTATTGCAACTGTCTCTTTTTCAGTGGCAATGGATGAACGTACAGGAGGCAGCGGAAGTGCATCGAGTTTGTTAGGTTTGGTACAAACTTTGATAGGCGGAATCAGTACACCATTAGTTGGTTTAATGGGCGAAAACAGTTATATTCCATACCTCATAATTATAAGTATTGCTTCAATAGTTTTAATCATACTCCACCTTATGATTGCAAAAGCCTTTGCAGGAAATGAAATAGCTGGAAAGTAA
- a CDS encoding MMPL family transporter, with amino-acid sequence MKTILKFRWVISIIVVIAIACSIIFAPNLAQLANDKGSIAPPKDTTSQQYDQKLKDVGASYKSISAVVQLDDKLDASSKKDLKDYIKKVEDVKHVKTVIDPFENKDVEDKLVSKDKKSVMIPIETTDDKNKTLDAVKDINKIEHHDFKGAYVTGNEVINDDINKSVNEGLKTTEIITVILILVILFLVFRSIVTPFVPLLLVGLAYAFSQGVLAFLVKYIDFPISIYIQPFLIALLFGIGTDYCILLLNRYKEELGKDQSNFDAVLNTFKHGGRTILICAITVLVGFAALFFVEFSLFRSAMGIAIGVLCLMIILFTLLPTLLLLLGGKVFWPSKKAADHKDNKLWGALGKFTNKRSFLALVIVLIIMVPIIVFAPNTITYDNTNEIGDEYDSIKAINIIKDDFNMGQAFPVNIAIKDDKKLNNAKGVNDLESLSQSIEKVKGVESVSTITRPTGKPIKQLSATDQLNQIQSKLTDANNGLSQVNDGLGQMDSQVKPYTDPSRVQQTMQQANQSPQQAGQQVTQQAGEMSKGLEQSQQGISKVQNGQSQIQERLKDMSEDKGMNKSGMYVTDDMLKDKKLKQSVDQYSKGDGKVLLLNVELKDDPFSKDSMNTVERIHNTVDNQVKGTTFEHSDIEYGGTSSSNNDLQKTIDSDMNKAIALITVFLFIVLLIFERSIIMPLYMIASILITYYASIGVANLIFNDMLGMGGLLLVVPFFSFVVLMALGIDYAIFLVNRFSEEVDDGKSITEALLTAMRKMGTVIMTACVILIGTVAALYTSGAMTLMEIATVIILGLIIYNIFMLPLFIPALIKSFGPGNWWPFKTHVKNHKDS; translated from the coding sequence ATGAAGACCATATTGAAGTTCAGATGGGTAATTTCAATTATTGTGGTTATCGCAATTGCATGTTCTATTATTTTCGCTCCAAATTTAGCACAACTAGCTAATGATAAAGGGAGCATTGCCCCACCTAAAGACACTACATCCCAACAATACGATCAAAAATTGAAAGATGTTGGTGCTAGTTATAAAAGCATCAGTGCTGTGGTGCAACTGGATGATAAATTGGATGCATCCAGCAAAAAAGATTTAAAAGATTATATCAAAAAGGTCGAAGATGTTAAACACGTTAAAACTGTCATTGACCCGTTTGAAAACAAAGATGTTGAAGATAAGTTAGTATCTAAGGATAAAAAATCTGTGATGATTCCAATTGAAACAACGGATGATAAAAATAAAACTTTAGACGCAGTAAAAGATATTAATAAAATTGAACATCATGATTTTAAAGGTGCCTACGTCACAGGTAATGAAGTTATTAATGATGATATTAATAAAAGCGTAAACGAAGGCTTAAAAACAACTGAAATTATTACAGTTATTTTAATTTTAGTCATTCTATTTTTAGTGTTCCGTTCAATAGTAACACCTTTCGTACCACTTCTACTTGTTGGTTTAGCTTATGCTTTTTCACAAGGTGTATTAGCATTCTTAGTAAAATACATTGATTTCCCTATTTCTATTTATATCCAGCCATTCTTAATTGCATTGCTTTTCGGTATCGGAACCGATTATTGTATTCTTTTATTAAATAGGTATAAAGAGGAATTAGGTAAAGACCAAAGTAATTTCGATGCAGTATTAAATACATTTAAACATGGCGGTCGTACTATATTGATTTGTGCGATTACAGTACTTGTTGGTTTCGCGGCATTGTTCTTTGTAGAATTCAGCTTGTTCCGCTCTGCTATGGGTATCGCAATAGGTGTCTTGTGCTTAATGATTATTCTCTTCACATTGTTACCGACACTATTGCTCTTACTAGGCGGTAAAGTATTCTGGCCAAGTAAGAAAGCGGCTGACCATAAAGATAATAAATTATGGGGTGCATTAGGCAAATTCACTAATAAGCGTTCTTTCTTAGCATTAGTCATTGTGTTAATTATTATGGTACCGATTATCGTTTTCGCACCTAACACGATTACGTATGACAACACGAATGAAATCGGCGATGAATATGATTCTATTAAAGCTATCAATATCATTAAAGACGATTTCAATATGGGTCAAGCATTCCCTGTAAATATCGCTATTAAAGACGATAAAAAATTAAACAATGCTAAAGGTGTTAATGATTTAGAATCACTTTCTCAATCTATTGAAAAAGTAAAAGGTGTTGAAAGTGTAAGTACCATAACAAGACCTACTGGCAAACCTATTAAACAATTATCAGCTACTGATCAATTGAATCAAATCCAAAGTAAATTGACAGATGCTAATAATGGTCTTAGTCAGGTCAATGATGGACTCGGCCAAATGGATTCACAAGTTAAACCTTACACTGACCCAAGTCGTGTTCAACAAACGATGCAACAAGCTAATCAATCACCGCAACAAGCCGGACAACAAGTAACGCAACAAGCCGGTGAAATGTCTAAAGGCTTAGAACAGTCTCAACAAGGTATTTCTAAAGTTCAAAATGGACAATCACAAATTCAAGAACGTCTTAAAGACATGTCTGAGGATAAAGGTATGAATAAGTCAGGCATGTACGTTACAGATGATATGTTGAAAGATAAGAAATTAAAACAATCTGTCGATCAATATAGTAAAGGTGACGGTAAAGTTCTGTTATTGAATGTCGAATTAAAAGATGATCCGTTCTCTAAAGATTCAATGAACACAGTTGAACGTATTCATAACACTGTGGATAATCAAGTTAAAGGAACAACATTCGAACATAGTGATATCGAATACGGCGGTACATCTTCTTCTAACAACGACTTGCAAAAAACAATTGATAGTGACATGAATAAAGCCATTGCACTTATTACAGTATTCTTGTTCATTGTGTTATTAATCTTTGAACGTTCAATTATTATGCCGTTGTATATGATTGCTTCTATTTTAATCACTTACTATGCATCTATCGGTGTCGCTAATTTAATCTTTAACGATATGCTTGGCATGGGAGGATTACTATTAGTCGTTCCATTCTTCAGTTTCGTTGTATTAATGGCACTCGGCATTGATTATGCAATATTCCTGGTCAATCGTTTCAGCGAAGAAGTAGACGATGGCAAATCGATTACTGAAGCGTTGCTGACTGCAATGCGTAAGATGGGTACGGTTATTATGACAGCATGTGTCATCTTAATCGGTACAGTCGCTGCACTATACACTTCTGGTGCTATGACATTAATGGAAATTGCAACAGTTATAATCTTAGGTTTAATTATCTATAATATCTTCATGTTGCCACTCTTCATTCCAGCATTAATTAAATCATTCGGTCCTGGAAATTGGTGGCCATTTAAAACACATGTTAAAAACCATAAAGACTCTTAA
- a CDS encoding TetR/AcrR family transcriptional regulator encodes MKKNAKRKIFVSTIDLMEEYSIDEITIKMICAYSGINRSTFYAHFTDKYDLFEQIQEYHKARYIKLTTTLYQNFGKVRYNKQKLLQFFRIQFKYIYRYQRFFHAVFISHPQKDFVIEMVHLTYDSYEKVMDEYTDMEHHMYFVQYLIGGQLGVVFSWLKRRCKESPEEMSRIMLRNTIKMRELEETDLPN; translated from the coding sequence ATGAAGAAAAACGCAAAACGTAAAATATTTGTGAGTACTATTGATTTAATGGAAGAATATTCAATTGATGAAATTACTATCAAAATGATATGTGCATATAGTGGTATTAATCGTTCTACTTTTTATGCTCATTTCACAGATAAATATGATTTATTCGAACAAATTCAAGAATATCATAAAGCAAGATATATCAAACTTACTACTACCTTATATCAAAATTTTGGTAAAGTTAGATACAATAAACAAAAACTATTACAATTTTTCCGTATTCAATTTAAGTATATCTACCGCTATCAACGTTTTTTTCATGCTGTGTTTATCAGTCATCCTCAAAAAGACTTTGTGATAGAAATGGTCCACCTTACATACGATTCTTATGAAAAAGTAATGGATGAATACACTGATATGGAACATCATATGTATTTCGTACAGTATTTAATCGGCGGACAGCTGGGTGTGGTATTTTCATGGTTGAAACGAAGATGTAAAGAATCCCCAGAAGAAATGTCACGAATTATGTTGAGAAATACAATTAAAATGAGAGAGTTAGAAGAAACTGACCTGCCCAATTGA
- a CDS encoding HlyD family secretion protein, producing the protein MKKIILVNIITIIVLVLIGIGGFYYYNQATGYIKTDNAKVDGEQMKIASPISGKLDSFDAKENKDYSKGDKLAEVTGKGEDGSPQKMDIEMPQKGTIVKTDGIEGDMVQTGSPIAYAYNLDDLYITANVDEKDISDVEKGNDVDVKIDGQNSKVKGKVDEVGKATAASFSLMPSSNSDGNYTKVSQVVPVKISLDSAPSNSVVPGMNAEVSIHKN; encoded by the coding sequence ATGAAGAAGATAATATTGGTTAATATCATTACAATTATTGTTTTGGTACTTATCGGAATCGGAGGATTCTACTACTATAACCAAGCAACAGGATATATTAAAACAGATAACGCAAAAGTGGATGGAGAACAAATGAAAATTGCCAGCCCTATTTCTGGTAAATTAGACTCATTTGATGCTAAAGAAAATAAAGATTACAGCAAAGGCGATAAACTTGCTGAAGTAACTGGCAAAGGTGAAGATGGTTCACCGCAAAAAATGGATATTGAAATGCCTCAAAAAGGTACTATCGTTAAAACTGACGGTATAGAAGGTGACATGGTACAAACAGGTTCACCAATCGCATACGCTTATAATTTAGATGACTTATACATCACAGCAAACGTTGACGAAAAAGATATTTCTGATGTTGAAAAAGGTAATGATGTAGACGTTAAAATTGACGGACAAAATTCTAAAGTTAAAGGTAAAGTAGATGAAGTAGGTAAAGCAACAGCTGCTAGCTTCTCACTAATGCCTTCATCAAACAGTGACGGTAACTATACTAAAGTTTCTCAAGTTGTTCCTGTTAAAATTTCTTTAGACTCTGCACCTTCTAATTCCGTTGTTCCAGGCATGAATGCTGAAGTAAGTATTCATAAGAATTAA